GCGGACGTGGTCCGGGCCGGCGTCGAGGGCGGTGACGGCGACGCCTTCGCGCAAGAGGAGGCGGGGACGCAGCTCGGCGCCGAGCTGCTGGGTGAGGGTGTGGACGTCCGCGTACTGGCAGCCGTCGCCCTGCCAGGCGCCGTATCCGGCGGGCAGCTGCGGGACCGAGGACGGCAGTTCGGTGGTCCGGCGCAGCTTCGCCTCGGGGAGGTAGACCTCGTGCAGCCGCTCCTCGGCGGCCTCGGGGGCGAGGACGGTCATGGGCAGCGGGTGGATGGGCAGGTCGGGGCGCAGGGTGTGGAGGTCGGCGTAGAAGCGTTCGCTCTCGGCGGCCAGGGTGCGCACGGTCTCGGTGGCGCCGCGCGGGAAGTGCAGTCCGGCGGAGCGGCGGCTGGCGCCGGAGCCGATCATGTCGCGGTCGAGGACGGTGACGGTGGCGGCCGGGTCGCGGGCGAGGATCTCGCGGGCGATGAGGACGCCGAGTATCCCCGCGCCGACGACGGCGACGTCGCTGCGGGCCCCGGCGGGGGCGGCGGTGTCCATCAGGCGCTCCACCGTTCCTGCGGTGCGGGCTTGGTGGACCACTCGATGAAGGAGGCGAGCTGCTCGTCGCCGCGTACGCCGCTGATCCGGTCGGCGATGCGCCGGCTGCGCCAGGCGTTGAGGCTGAGGTTGGGGTCGGCGAGGCCGCGCTGGCCGCGCACGCCGTTCTGGACGAAGATCCGCCGGTCCTCGGGGCCGTCCCAGCGGACGGCGTAGTCCTCGTCGACGCGCAGTTCGTCGCCCTCGCGCTCCAGGCGGTCGGCCAGGGGGGAGAGGAAGTCCATGGCGGCGGGCCGGTAGCCGGTGGCCCAGACGACGACGTCGGCGTCGAACTTCTCCACCGATTCGGGTTCGCCGGTGTGGCGGGCGCTGACTTCCCAGCCGGCTACGGGGGCGGGGCTGACGTCGAACACCTCGCGGCCCGGGTGCAGGGCGACCAGGTCCTCGTTGCCCTCCACGAAGCGGTGGACGTAGATGCCCTGGTAGATCTCGCGCAGGGTGGATTCCGAGATGCCGTCGCTGGTCAGGATGTTGCGGGCGTTCAGCGACTGGCGGCGCTCGCGGGGCAGTGCGTAGAAGTAGTCGGCGTGGCTGGGCATGTAGTAGTCGTTGGTGAACGGCGAGTCGTCGATCGGGAAGTAGTTCTGCCGGCGGGAGATCCAGGAGACCCGGCGGGGCAGTTGCCGGCCGGAGCGGGAGATCAGGTCGAGGAAGGCCTCGGCGCCGGACTGGCCCCCGCCGATGACGACGACGCGTTTGCCGCCGAGGTCGTGGGAGGCGTTCAGGTAGTCGGCGACGTGGAACTGGGTGGGACCGAGCCGGCCGGCGCCCTGCGGCGGGACCCAGGGGCGGCTGCCGACGCCGACCACGACGTTGTCGGCGGTGACGGTGCGGCGGTCGGTGTGGACGGTGTAGGTGCCGCGCCGGTCGTCGAAGCCGACTTCCCGGACGTCCTCGCCGAAGGTGATGTTCTCGTTGCGGCGGCTGGCCCACGCCAGGTAGTTGCGGAATTCCAGCCGGGGCACGTCGTCGAACTGGGCGTTGAGGAAGTGGTAGACCCGGCCCTTCTCGTGGAGGTAGGCGAGGAAGGAGAAGGGGCTGGCGGGGTCGGCGAGGCTCACCAGGTCCTTGAACTGGGAGACCTGGAGGGTGGTTCCGGGTATCTGCTGGCCGTCGTGCCAGCTGAAGGATTCCTTGCGGTCGAGGAAGAGATTGGGCATGTCCGGCCTGCAGTGCAGCAGTGACGCCAGACTGAGGTTGGCCGGGCCCACGCCCACTCCCACGCAGCGGAAGTGCGTGGCACCGGGCGGGAAGCTCTCGTGCGCCATGGTCGGAACCTCTCGTTCGAAAGCGTGCGGAAGCGCTGGGAGGCTTCGGAAAGCCTCGGGAAGCGCTGGGAAGCCTTGGGAAAACGGAAACGGTCAGGCGGTCCGGGTCCGGCGGTCGTGTACGGCGATGAGGCCGCAGGCGGTGGCGAGCAGGGAGCAGGCGCCGACCAGTGGCCACACGAGGGAGCCGAACTGGAGGAACAGCCAGGTGCCGGCCATCGGCCCGAGCGCGGAGCCCAGGCCGAACATGAACTGGAAGCTGCCGATGTAGCGCGAGCGCAGGGGCTCGGGTCCCGCGCTCGCCGGGTAGGCGAAGACGGCGGGGCCGCCGAGGATCTCGCCCAGCGACCAGACGAGCGTGCCGATGACGACGGCGGCCGGGCCGATGGGCAGTCCGTAGCAGGCGACTCCGGCGCCGACGAGGGCGAAGCCGAGACCGACGGTGATCTTGAGCGGCCAGCGCTGGGAGACCTTGGTGACCAGCAGCTCGAAGGCGATGACGATGAGGCCGTTGAGCGCGACGGCGAAGGTGTACCAGAAGAGCGCCATGCCGGCGTCCTTCATGTACAGCGGGAGGGTGGAGAGGTACTGGGTGTAGACGGCGGCGTGGCAGAAGGCGGCGGTCAGGTAGAGCAGGTAGCGGCGGTCGCGCAGGACGGCCGCGTAGCCGCCGCGGGCGCCGGTGGGGACGGGAGCGGCCGCGGGGTGCCGGGCGGCCTTGGCGGGGAGGGTGGCACGGGCGACGAGGGCGTAGGCGAGCGCGATGACGGCCTCGCCCCAGAAGAGGAGGGTGTACGAGTGCCCGCCCGCGTTGTAGAGCGCGTAGCCCAGCAGCGGGGCGGCGGTCGCGCCGACGTTGAGGCCGAAGCGGTACATCGCGAAGATCATGATCTGCCGGTCGCCGTCGGTCTGGTCGGCCAGCAAGGTGGCGGAGGCCGGCCGGAACAGCTGGGCGCCCATGCTGACCAGGGCGATCGCGCCGAGCAGCAGGGTGAAGTCGGGCAGGTAGAGCAGGGCGGCGGTCAGCACGGCCGTGCTGCTCATGGACACGACGGTGGCGTGAC
The sequence above is a segment of the Streptomyces sp. NBC_00539 genome. Coding sequences within it:
- a CDS encoding MFS transporter — its product is MSTDIRPAATADPAADAVAEPQTRPGAATSAGRAAVWDTFKESTPAVKTVLAGVLVNRLSGFLQLFLVLFLTDAGHSEARTVIALGVYGAGAVAGSLVGGTLADRLGIRHATVVSMSSTAVLTAALLYLPDFTLLLGAIALVSMGAQLFRPASATLLADQTDGDRQIMIFAMYRFGLNVGATAAPLLGYALYNAGGHSYTLLFWGEAVIALAYALVARATLPAKAARHPAAAPVPTGARGGYAAVLRDRRYLLYLTAAFCHAAVYTQYLSTLPLYMKDAGMALFWYTFAVALNGLIVIAFELLVTKVSQRWPLKITVGLGFALVGAGVACYGLPIGPAAVVIGTLVWSLGEILGGPAVFAYPASAGPEPLRSRYIGSFQFMFGLGSALGPMAGTWLFLQFGSLVWPLVGACSLLATACGLIAVHDRRTRTA
- a CDS encoding lysine N(6)-hydroxylase/L-ornithine N(5)-oxygenase family protein, which encodes MAHESFPPGATHFRCVGVGVGPANLSLASLLHCRPDMPNLFLDRKESFSWHDGQQIPGTTLQVSQFKDLVSLADPASPFSFLAYLHEKGRVYHFLNAQFDDVPRLEFRNYLAWASRRNENITFGEDVREVGFDDRRGTYTVHTDRRTVTADNVVVGVGSRPWVPPQGAGRLGPTQFHVADYLNASHDLGGKRVVVIGGGQSGAEAFLDLISRSGRQLPRRVSWISRRQNYFPIDDSPFTNDYYMPSHADYFYALPRERRQSLNARNILTSDGISESTLREIYQGIYVHRFVEGNEDLVALHPGREVFDVSPAPVAGWEVSARHTGEPESVEKFDADVVVWATGYRPAAMDFLSPLADRLEREGDELRVDEDYAVRWDGPEDRRIFVQNGVRGQRGLADPNLSLNAWRSRRIADRISGVRGDEQLASFIEWSTKPAPQERWSA
- a CDS encoding NAD(P)/FAD-dependent oxidoreductase, translated to MDTAAPAGARSDVAVVGAGILGVLIAREILARDPAATVTVLDRDMIGSGASRRSAGLHFPRGATETVRTLAAESERFYADLHTLRPDLPIHPLPMTVLAPEAAEERLHEVYLPEAKLRRTTELPSSVPQLPAGYGAWQGDGCQYADVHTLTQQLGAELRPRLLLREGVAVTALDAGPDHVRLTLTGGAALTAGRVVLAPGPWLADPAWRELVAPLGARVKKIVALHIDVPPRTGDGAIVFQDEDAFLLPLHHRGHWLFSYTCREWDVDPAHIDPAPTAGHLDEARALLTRYAPQLVDRCHSGRVFCDAYGPQGHPLVTPLTEDGRTVFAGAAGGSGYRLAPALAARTADLLSLPASPRKATT